The stretch of DNA CTTCGTTCGCGGGGTCACCTCACTCGACGCTGACGACGGCCTCGATCTCGACGCCGACGCCCTTGGGGAGCGCGCCGGCCTGCACGGCGCTGCGGGCCGGCGGCTCGGCGTCGAAGAAGCTCGCGTACGTCTCGTTCATCTCCTCGAAGTCGTCGATGTCGGCCAGAAACACCGTCGTCTTGAGCACGTCGTCCATCGACGCGCCGGCCTCCTCGACGATCGCCTCGAGGTTCGAGAGCGACTGCTCGGCCTGGGTCGCGATGTCCTCGTCGTCCAGCAGTTCGCCCTCGGGCGTCATCGGGATCTGGCCCGCGGTGAACAGGATCTCGCCGTTAGTCGTCGCCTGACTGTACGCGCCCACCGCTTCGGGGGCGTCGTCGGTGTGGATAGTCTCTTTCACACCCGTTGCTCCGGTGTGACGACCCTTAATTCCTCTCGACTACGACCCGAGTAGCTTTCGGAGCGAACGCACCGTCCGGTAGCCGTCGCTTGGGCGCCCGGCGTAGGCGCTGCTCCACCAGTCAGGGTAGCGGACCGGCACGGCAGTGACCACGAACTGCCAACCGGCCCCGAGCGCGACGCCGGTAACGAGGAGCTCCGAGACGGGACTAACGTCGACCGACCGGAGCGTCACAAGCGCCACGAGACAGACAGACAGGGAGGTCAACGGTCCGGTGAAGGAGCAGAGGGTACGCTGCCGGAGTGTCATCTCCCCAGCGGCGCGGTAGAAGCCGACCCAACCACTGAGCGCCGACACACCGATCGTGAGTCGACCGACAGTCCACTCGCGGTCGGCCTCCGTGCCGAGTACAATCCCGACCGACCCGTCAGTAACCGCCAGCGCGACCGCCGCGTGGCCGAGTTCGTGGACTGCGACCAGCGCCGGAAGCACCCCGACGTAGAGGAGTACACAGAGCACGACGACGGCAGGGGTCGAAACCGAATCCATCGGGCGGGAGCAGACACAGCACGGGCAAATAGCTGTCGGCGCGCCGCGACCGACGTTTCAAGTACGATAGCGCGCCAACGACGGCCGTGAACCGAACGGTCGCCGGCGCCCTCCGTACAGCGGCGCTCGCCGTCGTCGCCCTCCTCGCGTTCGCACTCCGGCGCGCCCGGAAGCGCGCTCGCGAGGTCCCGCTCTCGCCGATCACCGCCGGCTGGTACGTCGGGTCGGGGTTCGTCGAACGCGAGGGACTGA from Halolamina sediminis encodes:
- a CDS encoding Rid family detoxifying hydrolase translates to MKETIHTDDAPEAVGAYSQATTNGEILFTAGQIPMTPEGELLDDEDIATQAEQSLSNLEAIVEEAGASMDDVLKTTVFLADIDDFEEMNETYASFFDAEPPARSAVQAGALPKGVGVEIEAVVSVE
- a CDS encoding M50 family metallopeptidase, coding for MDSVSTPAVVVLCVLLYVGVLPALVAVHELGHAAVALAVTDGSVGIVLGTEADREWTVGRLTIGVSALSGWVGFYRAAGEMTLRQRTLCSFTGPLTSLSVCLVALVTLRSVDVSPVSELLVTGVALGAGWQFVVTAVPVRYPDWWSSAYAGRPSDGYRTVRSLRKLLGS